A single genomic interval of Clostridium facile harbors:
- a CDS encoding AraC family transcriptional regulator, with the protein MEKEELLESFFSLEGAIQLALNTYYQFLSNRKGKKLPPNKNIEYSSEHSEMNFDAFAKNENVAVFFHTNHTKYAIETSDVPLHNHDFYEINYIYRGSVTNQLNDQTIHQDIKKILLMNPYAYHSPRVDTPDTILFNILIRKNFTAEILSDLSYQDSNLMNLFLSGSLGMSPIQPYLVFDNTPRINFLLQEMIREFYNKKPYYQQILYSKLMELWSMFARQKEEKNAAKKGQYPSDINEILNYIQHHCGSVSLEEISKKFGFSVSHLSRYINKYTGYKFNEILHQFKMQNAVNYLTHSNLTIPEITEIVGYSDVSYFRKVFKKEFGISPNAYRNQSKQ; encoded by the coding sequence ATGGAAAAAGAAGAACTATTGGAGTCTTTTTTTAGTTTGGAAGGGGCAATCCAGCTTGCATTAAATACTTATTATCAATTTTTATCCAATAGGAAAGGCAAAAAACTACCTCCTAATAAAAATATAGAATACTCCAGTGAACATAGTGAGATGAATTTTGACGCCTTTGCAAAAAATGAAAATGTTGCTGTTTTTTTCCACACCAACCATACAAAATATGCGATTGAAACTTCAGATGTCCCTTTACATAACCATGATTTCTATGAAATTAATTATATCTACCGTGGTTCTGTAACCAACCAGCTTAATGACCAGACTATCCATCAGGACATAAAGAAAATTTTATTGATGAATCCTTATGCGTATCATTCCCCACGGGTAGATACACCAGATACTATTTTATTCAATATCCTGATTCGAAAAAATTTTACAGCGGAAATCCTCAGTGATTTAAGTTACCAGGACAGTAATTTAATGAACCTATTTTTATCTGGAAGTTTGGGGATGAGTCCAATCCAGCCTTATTTAGTATTTGACAATACTCCAAGGATTAATTTTCTGTTACAGGAAATGATACGGGAATTTTACAATAAAAAGCCATATTACCAACAAATTTTATATTCTAAACTGATGGAACTTTGGTCGATGTTCGCACGGCAGAAAGAAGAAAAAAACGCAGCCAAAAAAGGGCAATATCCAAGTGATATCAATGAGATTTTAAATTATATACAGCATCATTGTGGCTCTGTCTCTTTGGAGGAAATCTCAAAAAAATTTGGTTTTTCTGTCAGTCATCTTTCTCGATATATCAATAAGTATACTGGATATAAATTCAATGAAATCTTGCACCAGTTTAAAATGCAAAACGCAGTCAATTATTTGACTCATTCCAATTTGACAATTCCGGAAATCACAGAGATTGTTGGTTATAGCGATGTAAGTTATTTTCGCAAAGTATTCAAAAAAGAATTTGGAATTTCTCCTAACGCCTATCGGAACCAATCGAAACAATAA
- a CDS encoding heavy-metal-associated domain-containing protein — MTKVYINGMACQHCVNRVKGALEELGLSNVRVSLENRVASFDGTATNAQLIEAIEDVGFEVTKIETE; from the coding sequence ATGACAAAAGTGTATATTAATGGTATGGCGTGCCAACATTGTGTAAACCGTGTAAAAGGCGCATTAGAGGAGTTAGGCTTATCCAATGTGCGTGTAAGCTTGGAAAACCGGGTTGCTAGCTTTGACGGCACAGCAACAAACGCGCAGTTAATTGAAGCGATCGAAGATGTTGGATTTGAAGTAACAAAAATTGAGACAGAATAA
- a CDS encoding metal-sensing transcriptional repressor: MTEEKKKALLALKTCRGQIEGIIKMIEEERYCIDISNQILAAQSMLKRANKLILAGHMHSCMRTAMENNEDIDQKTKELEDIISKLIN; this comes from the coding sequence TTGACAGAGGAAAAGAAAAAGGCTTTGTTAGCCCTAAAAACCTGTCGCGGACAAATAGAGGGTATTATAAAAATGATTGAGGAAGAACGGTATTGCATCGATATTTCCAATCAAATTTTAGCCGCCCAATCCATGCTTAAACGTGCGAATAAACTCATCCTTGCAGGGCATATGCATAGTTGTATGAGAACCGCTATGGAAAACAACGAAGATATTGACCAAAAAACGAAAGAACTAGAGGATATTATTAGCAAGTTAATTAACTGA
- a CDS encoding gamma carbonic anhydrase family protein, translating to MKQPIIAKTAYLVPGVAVVGDVSIGEYSSIWYHAVIRGDLSQIKIGDRSNIQDGCILHSDAGMPLTIGNQVTVGHGAILHSCTIGDNSLIGMGAIVLNGAKIGKNCIVGAGALVTQNTIVPDNSLIFGNPAKVKRSLTPEEIQHNTANAEEYVGCIPNE from the coding sequence ATGAAACAACCAATAATAGCAAAAACAGCTTATCTTGTACCGGGGGTTGCCGTAGTAGGGGATGTTTCCATTGGGGAATATTCTTCTATATGGTATCATGCTGTGATTCGGGGCGACTTATCACAAATAAAAATAGGGGACCGTTCCAACATTCAGGATGGCTGTATCCTGCATAGCGATGCTGGGATGCCATTAACTATTGGAAACCAGGTAACGGTAGGTCATGGAGCGATTTTGCATAGCTGTACCATAGGAGATAACTCTCTAATTGGAATGGGAGCTATTGTGTTAAATGGGGCCAAAATTGGAAAGAATTGTATTGTTGGAGCTGGTGCCTTAGTGACACAAAATACAATCGTACCTGATAATTCTTTGATCTTTGGCAACCCTGCAAAGGTGAAACGCAGCCTTACACCAGAAGAAATTCAGCATAATACAGCCAATGCGGAAGAATATGTTGGCTGCATCCCAAACGAATAA
- a CDS encoding alpha/beta fold hydrolase: MNSQKLTFTFPSSNGKDTIYGVIWTPLTPPKAILQVTHGMCEYIERYEEFAQFLNGYGVIVCGHDHLGHGQTVTEWNQNDLGYFGEKDGYQYLVKDVRQCYLEMKKRYPDLPYFLLGHSMGSFITRKYITKYGKELDGYICCGTSGPRRGHFKITLADWICKLKGTRHRSKLLQSLVFFQYNRRCRPRNQTPYAWVCSDRQVTEEYENDPKCTFIFTASGFRDLFHLLTEVSQRAWASKVPKKLPFLLIAGKSDPVGNYGKGVWKVRNELYFANLKDLECILYPNMRHEILNEVGKLKVYNDILDWILNHVKKKKTTDNTNYNQ; encoded by the coding sequence ATGAATTCTCAAAAATTGACCTTTACTTTTCCCAGTTCTAACGGAAAAGATACCATATATGGCGTGATTTGGACCCCTCTTACTCCTCCAAAAGCAATCTTACAAGTCACCCATGGTATGTGTGAATATATAGAACGTTATGAAGAATTTGCCCAATTTTTAAATGGATATGGGGTAATAGTCTGTGGACACGACCATTTAGGGCATGGACAAACTGTAACAGAATGGAACCAGAATGACTTAGGTTATTTTGGAGAAAAAGATGGATATCAATATCTTGTAAAAGACGTACGCCAATGTTATTTGGAAATGAAAAAGCGATATCCTGACCTCCCCTATTTCTTATTAGGGCATAGTATGGGCTCTTTTATTACCAGAAAATACATTACTAAATATGGGAAAGAATTGGATGGTTATATTTGTTGCGGCACTTCCGGACCAAGAAGAGGACATTTTAAAATCACCTTAGCGGACTGGATTTGCAAATTAAAAGGCACAAGGCATCGCAGTAAACTGTTACAATCCCTTGTGTTTTTTCAGTATAACCGCCGTTGCCGCCCCAGAAACCAAACTCCATATGCCTGGGTATGCAGTGACAGACAGGTAACAGAAGAATATGAAAATGACCCAAAATGCACCTTTATTTTTACCGCTAGCGGGTTCCGCGATTTATTTCATTTGTTAACAGAAGTCTCCCAAAGGGCGTGGGCATCTAAAGTCCCCAAAAAGCTGCCTTTCCTTCTGATTGCGGGAAAATCTGACCCCGTCGGGAATTATGGAAAAGGTGTCTGGAAGGTCCGGAATGAATTGTATTTTGCCAACCTCAAAGATTTAGAATGTATCCTTTATCCCAACATGAGACATGAAATCCTAAACGAAGTGGGTAAATTAAAAGTATATAACGACATTTTAGATTGGATCTTAAACCACGTCAAAAAGAAAAAAACAACTGACAACACCAACTACAATCAATAG
- a CDS encoding amino acid ABC transporter substrate-binding protein — translation MKKRILSVILAAALSLTVFAGCGGGNADTTGDAANKDTYVIGLDPEFPPMGFKDDSGNIIGFDIDLGDAVAEEMGVTFKYQPIDWASKEMELDTGSIDMIWNGFTKTPEREEGMTLTKAYLDNAQVIVVPADSSINKKDDLEGKNICLQKDSSAKDALDKDEIASKVGSVSELSSNVDCFQDIEMGRTEAMVVDKVVAKYYTSLETNEGKFRILEDELSEEEYVIAVKKGNDELKDKVEEAIQKVIDSGKGAEISEKWFGEDIISFDE, via the coding sequence ATGAAAAAAAGAATTTTATCTGTTATATTAGCGGCAGCATTATCTTTAACTGTATTTGCTGGATGTGGAGGTGGAAACGCAGACACTACTGGCGATGCAGCGAACAAAGATACCTATGTGATTGGTTTAGACCCAGAATTTCCACCAATGGGGTTTAAAGATGATTCCGGTAATATTATTGGTTTTGATATTGACTTGGGGGACGCTGTTGCGGAAGAAATGGGCGTTACTTTTAAATATCAGCCAATCGACTGGGCTTCCAAAGAAATGGAATTGGATACTGGAAGTATTGATATGATTTGGAATGGCTTTACCAAAACCCCAGAGCGTGAGGAAGGGATGACTTTAACCAAAGCATATTTGGATAATGCACAGGTAATTGTAGTGCCTGCCGATAGTTCTATTAACAAAAAAGATGATTTGGAAGGCAAAAATATTTGCCTGCAAAAAGACTCCAGTGCAAAAGATGCTTTGGATAAAGATGAGATTGCTTCTAAGGTAGGTTCTGTTTCTGAACTATCCAGTAATGTGGATTGTTTCCAGGATATTGAAATGGGACGTACTGAAGCGATGGTGGTAGACAAAGTAGTTGCGAAATATTATACTAGTTTGGAAACTAATGAAGGAAAATTCCGCATTTTGGAAGATGAATTATCAGAAGAAGAATATGTTATTGCAGTGAAAAAAGGCAATGATGAATTAAAAGATAAAGTGGAAGAAGCAATCCAAAAAGTAATTGACAGTGGAAAAGGCGCTGAAATCTCCGAAAAATGGTTTGGGGAAGATATCATTAGTTTTGATGAATAA
- the asnS gene encoding asparagine--tRNA ligase produces MKRTEISDLYQKYTEMDGAQVTIGGWVRTIRDSKALGFIELNDGSCFKGVQIVFEDGKVSNFKEVAKYNVGSAIIVTGKVLVTPNARQPFEIHAEEIQLEGASSPDYPLQKKRHSLEFLRSIAHLRPRTNTFSAVFRVRSAAAYAIHKFFNERGFIYAHTPLITASDAEGAGEMFRVTTLDPKNPPLTEEGEVDFSQDFFGKPTSLTVSGQLEAECMTMAFGKTYTFGPTFRAENSNTARHAAEFWMIEPEIAFADLQDDMELAKDMIQFVLQYVLDTCPADMEFFNAHYDKTLLQRLNDLIHSDFGHVTYTEAIEILEQHKDKFEYPVYWGVDLQTEHERFLTEEIFKKPIFVTDYPKEIKAFYMRLNDDQKTVAAMDLLVPGVGEIIGGSQREERLDILEQRIEELGMKTEDYSWYLDLRRFGGTKHCGFGLGFERLIMYMTGISNIRDVLPFPRTTGSAEY; encoded by the coding sequence ATGAAACGAACAGAAATTTCTGATCTGTATCAAAAATATACAGAAATGGATGGCGCACAGGTTACCATTGGTGGCTGGGTTCGTACCATCCGTGATTCCAAAGCATTAGGATTCATTGAATTAAACGACGGCAGTTGTTTTAAAGGAGTTCAAATTGTATTTGAAGATGGTAAAGTATCGAACTTTAAAGAAGTAGCAAAATACAATGTAGGCAGCGCAATTATTGTAACTGGTAAGGTTTTAGTTACACCAAATGCACGCCAGCCATTTGAAATCCATGCAGAGGAAATCCAATTGGAAGGGGCATCCTCTCCAGATTATCCACTACAAAAGAAACGCCATTCTTTGGAGTTTTTACGTTCGATTGCTCACCTGCGTCCACGTACTAACACATTTAGCGCAGTATTCCGGGTACGTTCTGCTGCTGCGTACGCAATCCACAAATTCTTTAACGAACGTGGTTTTATCTACGCACATACCCCATTGATTACCGCAAGTGATGCGGAAGGCGCTGGAGAAATGTTCCGGGTTACCACTTTGGACCCCAAAAATCCTCCTTTAACCGAGGAAGGGGAAGTTGATTTTTCTCAAGACTTTTTTGGAAAACCAACTAGTTTGACAGTATCTGGCCAATTGGAAGCGGAATGCATGACCATGGCGTTTGGAAAAACCTATACCTTTGGTCCTACTTTCCGTGCAGAAAATTCCAATACAGCACGTCATGCGGCTGAGTTCTGGATGATTGAACCTGAAATTGCTTTTGCCGATTTACAAGATGATATGGAATTAGCAAAAGATATGATCCAGTTTGTACTGCAATATGTTTTGGATACCTGTCCAGCGGACATGGAATTTTTTAATGCCCATTATGATAAAACTCTGTTACAACGTTTAAACGATTTAATCCACTCCGACTTTGGACATGTTACCTACACAGAAGCAATTGAAATTTTAGAACAGCATAAGGACAAATTTGAATACCCTGTTTATTGGGGTGTTGATCTGCAAACAGAACACGAACGCTTCTTAACAGAAGAAATCTTTAAAAAGCCTATCTTTGTTACCGATTATCCAAAGGAAATCAAAGCATTTTATATGCGATTAAACGACGACCAGAAAACCGTTGCCGCTATGGATTTATTGGTTCCAGGTGTAGGGGAGATTATCGGTGGAAGCCAGCGTGAAGAACGTTTGGATATTCTGGAACAACGGATTGAAGAACTGGGCATGAAAACAGAGGATTATTCCTGGTATCTGGATTTACGCCGTTTTGGTGGCACCAAACACTGTGGCTTTGGTTTGGGATTTGAACGCCTGATTATGTATATGACTGGTATTTCCAACATCCGTGATGTATTGCCATTCCCAAGAACAACTGGTTCTGCTGAATATTAA